In a single window of the Phoenix dactylifera cultivar Barhee BC4 unplaced genomic scaffold, palm_55x_up_171113_PBpolish2nd_filt_p 001090F, whole genome shotgun sequence genome:
- the LOC103723234 gene encoding F-box protein PP2-B11-like: MAGRGEESEGSGHIGRLPEDCISHVLSLTTPRDSCRAALVSAAFRSAASSDAVWERFLPSDYQSILSRAVDPVEFSSTRELYFRLCDSILVDGGRLSFQLERSTGRKCYMICPRSMRIIWGNEPQYWRWISLPESRNVHDPSLLDVVYIVITIPLSTWKIALLGIRFAEVAVLLAVCWFDIGGRIDCQLLSLRTTYAAYLVFKFASRSFGLGPPPQLASVKLGAYASEINVCLQDDGDGNDGDDLEERRRRRLRDDGWMEIELGEFYNDEGNGGDVEMGLMQVRALHWKSGLIVQGLEVRPKI; this comes from the exons ATGGCGGGGCGAGGAGAGGAGTCCGAAGGCAGCGGGCACATCGGCAGGTTGCCGGAGGACTGCATCTCGCACGTGCTCTCCCTCACGACGCCTCGCGATTCGTGCCGGGCGGCGCTCGTCTCTGCCGCCTTCCGCTCCGCGGCGAGTTCCGACGCTGTGTGGGAGCGGTTCCTGCCGTCCGATTACCAGTCGATCCTGTCGCGGGCCGTTGATCCGGTCGAGTTCTCTTCGACGAGGGAACTCTATTTCCGCCTCTGCGACTCCATTCTCGTCGATGGCGGCAGGCTG AGCTTTCAATTGGAGAGATCAACTGGACGTAAATGCTACATGATATGTCCAAGAAGCATGAGAATTATATGGGGTAACGAACCTCAATATTGGAGATGGATCTCTCTGCCCGAGTCAAGGAATGTGCATGACCCCTCT CTACTGGACGTGGTTTATATTGTCATCACAATACCTTTATCAACATGGAAGATTGCTTTGCTTGGTATCAGGTTCGCAGAAGTGGCTGTGCTTCTAGCTGTTTGTTGGTTTGATATTGGCGGCAGGATTGACTGTCAACTACTCTCCCTTAGAACAACCTATGCTGCTTATCTCGTCTTCAAATTCGCCTCTAGGTCATTTGGACTGGGTCCCCCTCCTCAATTGGCATCAGTGAAGCTAGGAGCTTATGCTTCGGAGATCAATGTCTGTTTGCAAGATGATGGTGACGGAAATGATGGTGACGATCTGGAGGAACGGCGGCGACGGCGCTTGAGGGATGATGGGTGGATGGAGATCGAGTTGGGGGAGTTCTACAATGATGAAGGCAATGGCGGTGATGTTGAAATGGGGTTGATGCAGGTGAGAGCGTTGCATTGGAAGAGTGGGCTTATCGTCCAGGGCCTCGAAGTAAGGCCCAAAATTTGA